The Candidatus Melainabacteria bacterium RIFOXYA2_FULL_32_9 genome includes the window TTCTATTGTTTTGTCAGGATTTAAACTGATATAAACAGCATCGTGGATTCCATTGATTTGCTTAATTTCTGATAACAGTTCATCTTTAACTATATCATCAGTGTTTATAATCATTATTGATGTGCAGCCTCCAATAGTTTCATCTTTTCTTGCTACTTGCATCATGCTGATATTGACATTATTATTGCCTAGGATCGCTGCAACCTTAGCAATCATACCGGGTTTATCCTGGTGGGGAACGATTAAGATATGATCTGCTAAAGCTATACTTGTATTATAATCATCAATTTGTACAATTCGTGGGGTTCTCTCAGCAATCATTGCACCGCATACTATGTGAGATTCAGTGTCAGTTTTTAGTTTGACTGTAATTAAACCAACATAATTGCCTGATTTTTCGGATTTGGAATCTACAACCTCAATTCCATTTGATTTTGCTATTATAGGAGCGTTTACGTAGTTTACTCCTTCGAGGTTATAAGAAAGAATTCCTTTTAATACAGCAACTTTTAATGGAGAGGAATCTACATTAGCTAAATCGCCTCTGGTTGTAATTTTAACTTTTTTAATGGCGCCGTTACTGATTTGTCTTACTAACATGCCGAGATTTTCAGCTAAATTCATATAATCTTTGACTGGTTCAAGTAATTCAGCTTTAAGTGCCGGAATATTTACAGCACTTCTTGCTGATTTGCCTTCTAAAACATCTCTTATCTGTTCAGCTACATCAATAGCAACGTTTACTTGAGCTTCTTCTGTACTTGCTCCAAGATGTGGAGTTAAAATTATGTCACCTTTGCAGCTTAAAAGAGGACTATTAGGGTCTATAGGTTCTTTCTCAAATACATCTATTGCTGCTGCTGCAACCTGTCCTGATTCAATAGCTTCTTTTAATGCTTGTTCATCCACAATACCGCCTCTTGCGCAGTTGATGATTTTTATTCCTGTTTTCATTCTGTTTAAAGTATTTCTATTGATTAAATAGGCTGTTTCTTTAGTTTTTGGCGCATGAATAGTAAGGAAATCACAAATTGGCCATAGTTCATCAAGATTTTTAATGTAAATTCCACCAAACTCTTCAACTTTTTCTTTTGTTATAAAAGGATCACATACTGCAACTTTCATTCCCATTGCTAGTGCAGCTTTTGCTACCCTTGCTCCAATTTTGCCAAAACCGATTATTCCAAGAGTCTTATTAAATACTTCACAGCCTGTGAGTTTTGATCTTTCCCATTTTCCTTGTTTAATAGACGCATCTGCTGCTGGAATATGTCTTGCCATAGAAAGCATCATAGCAACAGTATGTTCTGCTGCTGCTGTTGTATTGCCTTCCGGTGAATTAACTACAATAATACCTCTTTGGGTAGCTTCTTCTACATCAATATTGTCAACGCCAACTCCTGCACGACCTACTATTTTAAGTTTTTTACCAGCCGTTAGAATTTTAGCTGTGACTTTTGTCTGGCTTCTTACCATTAATGCATCGTATTCGCCGATTATTTCTGCCAGTTGGTCTTCAGGAAGTGTTTCCATATAAACTACTTCTGCTGCTTCAGATACGATTTTTCCGGCTATTTCATTGATCTTATCCGTAACTAAAACTTTGTATGCCATTTCATAATCTCCTATAAAAACAAGGTCTCAATAAGAATATTATATTCCTATGCTTTGATTTTACAAAATATTCTTAGCTTAAATATTAGTACTTTAAATAAATTTTAAGCTCCCTGGTCAAGGAGCTTAAAATAAAATATTACATTTGCATCATCGTTGTAATTAGAGCTTCTGTTCCTGCTCCTTTTTTAAATTTATATCCTAATTTATACAGACTCATTTCAAGGGCTCCAACTGAAGCAATCATGTCTCTCTCACTGACAAAACCAAGGTGTCCCATTCTGAATATTTTACCTTTTAATTGTCCCTGACCGTCAGCTACTACTATGTCAAAATCATTTTTCAGGGTTTTTCTTATATCAGCAACACTGATTCCTTCAGGAGGTAATATAGCTGTTATTGCGTTACTTGCAATTTCATCATCTTCTACAAACANNNNNNNNNNNNNNNNNNNNNNNNNNNNNNNNNTTAAAGTTTCTCTTAAAGCTATTATTAATGAAACAGCAGGTGTATATGGTGTGGTGTCATCTTGAGCGTTTTTCTTATATGCACCAAAGTTGAAATAGAAGCTAGGATATTTGCATTGTTCATAAACTTTCCAGGCTTTTTGACTACAGGCCAGGAAAGCAAGTCCCGGTGGAATCATAAAACCCTTTTGGCTTCCTGAAACTATAACATCAGCACCCCATTCATCCATTTTAAATTCAATAGCTCCGATACTTGTAATTCCATCAACTACTGATAAAGCTCCATGAGTTTGAATAATATCATTTAGAGTTTTTACATCATTAGTTACGCCTGTTGATGTCTCATTGTGGGTCAAAGTAACTATTTTTATCTCTTTATTAACATCTTCGTCAAGTCTTTTCTTAAGGACTACCGGGTCAATTGCTTTTCCCCATTCAACTTCTATTTTTTCTACTATAGCTCCTTTTGATGCAGCAATTTTTGCCCATCTTTCTCCAAAATTGCCTATGATAAGACAAAGCACTTTATCTCCAGGATTTACGAGATTATAAATAGCGGCTTCCATAGCTCCGGTACCGCTTGAAGTATAGACAAATACATCTTCTTTAGTCTGGAATAACCATTTTAAATCTTGAAATACTTCTTTAAGAATAGCTGAAAATTCGGGACTTCTATGACCTATAGGATGTTTTGCCATTGCTAAAAGTGCACTTTCCGGTGTTGGGGTTGGCCCGGGAATCATTAAAAATGTCTTATCCTTCATCGTGTACCTCTCTTATCTCGTTCGCATAATACTCGAACTCATAATTTGCGATCCTGACTAGATCTCCATCTTTTATGCCTGCCTCTTTAAGTGCTTTAAGCACTCCCATTGATGTTAATATATTCTGTAATCTCCAAATAGCTTCTATATTTCTTAGATCTGTTACAGATACAAGTCGTTCTATTCTTCCACCGGTTACGACATAGGTTTTTTTCTCTTTATATACCATAAATCCGCTGTCATCATGATCATAAGCCACATGATCTTCTTCTACATCAATTTCAAGCGTTGGTGGAGGTATTTCATCTACTTTTTTAATTAAATAATTAACAAGATCCTGAACCCCTTCTCCGGTTGCAGCGGAAATTATAAAAACGTCTTTACCTTCATTCTTAAAGTGTTCTTCAGTGGAGCTGATTTTATCCGGGTCTGCTGCATCGATCTTATTTAAAGCTATGACTTGAGGAGTTTCTATTAATTTTCCCCCATAATTTTTGANNNNNNNNNNNNNNNNNNNNNNNNNNNNNNNNNNNNNNNNNNNNNNNNNNNNNNNNNNNNNNNNNNNNNNNNNNNNNNNNNNNNNNNNNNNNNNNNNNNNNNNNNNNNNNNCTGCACCGAGGCTTGCTCCTGCAATCAGACCTGGTATATCGGCAACAACAAAGCCATCTCCACTTGGTTTTTTAACTACGCCAAGATTTGGAGTTAATGTTGTAAATGGATAATCTGCGATTTTAGGTTTTGCTGCGCTAATTACGCTGATTAATGTGGATTTTCCTGCGTTAGGAAGTCCTAAAAGTCCTATATCAGCAATTAATTTAAGTTCCAGTTCAATATCTCTTTCAATTCCTGGTTCTCCAGGTTCACAAAATTGAGGGGCTCTTCTTATAGAAGTTGCAAATCTGGCATTTCCTCTGCCGCCTCTTCCTCCTGAAGCTACAAGAATTTTATCTCCATGGAGTACCAGATCTCCTATTATTTTATTGCTATTAATATCTCTTACTATTGTTCCGGCTGGAACTTTTATATAAACATCGTCACCATTTTTTCCGTGCTGGTTTTTGCTTCTACCTGGTTCACCATTTTGTGCTAGAAATCTGGATTTATATTTAAAGTCCAGCAATGTAGATAAGCTTTCATCAGCTTCTATATAAACGCTTCCGCCAATTCCGCCATCACCGCCCGCAGGGCCTCCTTTAGGAATGTATTTCTCTTTTCTCCAGGCTACTACACCGTTTCCTCCGGCTCCTGATATTATTTTAATTTTTGATTTATCTATAAACATGGTGGTTTTGTCATTCTATATATTGTATTTACTTGTCACATTAATAATGATGATATTATAAAAATAAGAATATATAAACTCAAATTGTTACGTATATAAGTTTATGATTTGAGATTGCCACGGTGCCAGAGGCACAAACATATCATCAATGATCCTTGTATATTAAATAAAGATTGTTGACGATGTGACTGTGGCTTAGCCACCTCGCAATGACAGGATTTGTATTAGAGGAGGATAAATGAGATTAATAATTTTTATTTCAACTATTGTTTTATCAATGTTTCTAATGGTAGGCTCTTTAGGGTTAAATAATGTTAATGATGAGGTTTCTGAGCTCTTTGAACCCAAAAAAATATCTGTAAAACCTTTTAATAATCTTAAACAAGGACAAACTGCCATAATAGAAGTAAAATCTGATAAAAAGCTGTTGAATCCCTATTTACTTCATAGTGGTAAAAAAATAAAACTTTATAAACAGGGAGAAAATACTTATAGAGGTTTAATAGGATTTGATGCCACTGATAAACCCGGAACTTATAAAATAGCGTTAAATGATGAAACAGGTTATTTAAAAGATGAAACTAAAATAACTCTTGCTGCATCTAAATTTCCAATACAAAATATTAGAGTTTCAGGTAAAGGTGGTGGCTTAGGTGCAACTCAAGACGAGTTAAATAAAGTTCAAAAGTTTAAAGATACGCTAACAGATAATCCTTATTGGTCAAATCCTCCATTCAACAGTCCTACTGATGGTTGTATAATCTCAATTTATGGATTAAATAGGTATTATAATGGTAAACCTTCAGGAAATTATCATAAAGGGATAGACATTAAAGCTCCACAAGGTAGAGCAATAAGGTCAATAGCTGGTGGTAAAGTCTTGATCGGTGAACAGTTTAGACTCCATGGTGGAACCGTTGCCATAGATCACGGACAGGGAGTGAGTTCAATTTATCTGCATATGTCAAAAATTGATGTTAAGCCAGGTCAAATTGTAAAACAGGATCAGCTAATAGGAAAAGTTGGCTCAACAGGTTTTGCAACAGGACCACATTTGCATTGGGGACTTTATATTAATGGTGTTCCTGTTGATCCCATGAATTATTGGGTTAAACCAGTCACAAAATGCAGTTAATATATAGCTTTCATATCTTCACGGAGTTTGGATTGAGCATTAATACATTTTTCTATATCTTCTAAAGTGCAAAGTTGAAGATTTAAAAGAATATTCCCAATCATTATATCGGGATTTTCTTTCTGGTATTCAAGGGCTTCTTTAAGTTGATCAGTAGAGATTACGTTTTTTGTAATTAGCAAATTGCCTAGCTTTGTTAGTTCTTTATAACTTGCTCTTTTATTATCAAATGATTTGCATAAATCTATAGCTAATTAGCTATTGATTGTAGTAGTTAATTTAACCAGACCCGCTTCGTCAATGGCATTTGCAAGCAGTTCTTCTGCAGATGCACCAAATGGGTTATGTTTCTTGGTATTTATGTCAAAAATTTTGATATCTTCAATCATAATTCTCAGCAATATAATAACGTTACTTTACTAAATTAAATGATAAACCATATATAAGTAAACATATATTTGGTTTAGTTATGATTTTTATTTAAATAAAAATCTGCGAGTACTCTGTCGCAAAACTAATATGTCGAGTATTAGTGGATTATTTCAAAAGTTAAGGAGGGTATATTATTTCCGTCGCTGGTGCTAACGCACATAATTAAGTCCTCACTGGAATAATTGATGACTTAAATAAGTGACTGTGTCACCTTCAAATTGACATGGTGCATAGGCTCCTCCAATAACATAACCTCCTGCAATAATCATCATAGCTTTTGAAACAATCTACTAGGAACTCTGTAATAAATTGAGAACAGCTTTTTCGATGTTTTCTTGTCGCATTAGACTTTCACCGACAAGAATTCCTGATACTTCATTATTTTTTAGGAAGATTACATCAGAATTATTATTGATACCAGACTCGCTAATTATAAATTTATCAGGAAATACTCTATTTTGAATGAGATTTATTGTGTTATCTAGCGATACTTCGAAAGTTTCCAGATTTCTATTATTAATTCCTATAATTCTGGCTCCTAATTGTAAAGCTTGTTCCATCTCTGTTTTGTTATGTACTTCTACTAATACATCAAGTCCTATTTCTTTTGCCAGGTTATAATATTTCTGTAATTCGGGAAATTCAAGTGCTGAAACAATAAGAAGTATAATATCAGCTCCTATTAATCTCGTTTGATAAACTTGAAACGGGTCAATGATAAAATCTTTTCTTAAAACAGGCAAATTAATTACTTGTTTTATATCTTTCAAATACTGGATTGATCCCTGGAAAAATTTTTCATCTGTAAGCACTGATATAGCACTAGCTCCGGCATTTTGATATGATAAAGCAATACTTACAGGGTCAAAATTTTCTCTGATTATGCCTTTAGATGGCGATGCCTTCTTTACTTCGGCAATTAATGATATTTTATTTAATTTAGCATTAGTTTCTAATACGCTAATAAAACTTCTTATCGGATTTAGTTTCCGACAAGAAGCTTCTAATTCTTTAACACTTAAACCATATTTGGTTTTTTGTTTATGTACTTCTGCTTTTTTGTATTCAATTATTTTATTTAGAATGTTCATTCTTATCTATAATTTTGATTTGTGAGGGTGAATCGATAATTATTTCCGGTTTACCGTTTGATACTCTAATTATACCTTCTAATAAAACCGTTTTATTTTTAAAATACTCAGCAGGGTCTTCTATTCCAGCCAGAATAAATGAAGGAATAACATCATTGTATATTACTGCACTAAGTGAAGTGTTGAAATTTTTACCGAAATTTAATGATATAACTCTGTATTTTTCGGATATGTCGATGCTTGAAATTGTGCCTGTGACTCTAGAATATTGACTAATATTGCAGATTAATTGCACTAGATTTTCTGCCTCTAAAGACAAATTATTAGCTCCAAATACTGGAGTATGTACTAGTAATAATGCCAGAATTAAGCAAAATTTCTTCATTTATAATCAGCACCTTTCTTTAAATAATTATACTAAAAAAATTGATTTAGTAAAAATCAGAATATACTTTACTAGATTATTAAAACCTCTGAATATTAATAATTAACTTCAATCGCTAATTAATTTTATTCAATCTATTCGGGTTAATTAACTATTGGTGCTGAAAAATTCAGGAATAAACATTAAAAAAGGGAGCCAGAAATTGGCTCCCTTTTAAGCTTCGTTACTAAACTACTTAGCAACAACTTCTTTGAATTTTTTACCAGCTGAGAAAACAGGAACTGTTTTAGCAGGAATTTTGATTTCTGCGCCAGTTTGTGGATTTCTGCCGGTTCTAGCTGCACGTTTGCGAGCTTCAAATGTACCAAAACCAACTAAGGTTACTTTTTTACCTTTAGAAACTGTTTTTTCGATAGTTTCTAAAACTAATGTGATGATTTCGGAAGCTTGTTTTTGTGAAACTTTAGCTTTTCTTGAAATCTCTTTTACTAATTCTTCTTTATTCATAAGGAACCTCCTTTACTAAACTATTTAAATTATACCCGCTTTCTGTTTTTTAGCAATAACTTTTTTGAAAATAATACGAATAAACTAAAAATTAATTATACTTTTTCTGCTTTTTTAGAAATAATCTTTGGATTTTGTATATAGAACTATCAAAAAGACCTTATACTATACCACTATATCTAGTGTGATCTATTAACAGTATATTAATGTGCTTATTCATACTAATAAATATCAAATAATTCCCTCTTGATTATAAAATAATTAGTTAGATTGCTAATAATCTCAATAATTATACTTTTGGGGATAATTCTTACTTGTATCACTCTGATTATATACCTTTTAAAATTATTTTTTCCGAACAATTAAAAAAACCACTATATGTGGTTAGCGGTGAAAAAAATAAAATTTAGTATTTTGCGAAATTTCATTTATATAATTTATCTTAACAAAACTTAACAATTGTGTCTTTTATTCTTCAACATTCAGTTTTTCATGTTTGATTGCTATAAAAGTATAACCAGTCAAGTTGACCTTGAACTGGGAAGTAAAGTTGGTTGAGCTGAGACGACTATACTTTTAAAGCAAAATGGTGAACTTAATAATATATACTACAAAAGGAAGTAGCCTATAAGCCGGGTTCTGTAAGCAAAGTCAAGCTTTGCCTGATGATCATCTATCTGGGATGTTTGTTGCCAAACACCTCTAGCGGATTACATGGGAACAGCGGGTCACTTTAGTTCCCATTACCTTGCACCAAGCTGGGGTTTACCTAGCCAACACCTCTCGATGTTGCTGGTGGTCTCTTACATTAAGGGATTTGCACCCCACCACCGTTGCACCCTTACCTGCGAAGCGGGTATAAATAAACCCTTTTGGGCTTACACCCGTTTCACATAGGCGGTCTTCATTTCTGTGGCACTATCCTCACAGTCACCTGCACTGGACGTTATCCAGCAGCCTGCCCTCTGGTGCCCGGACTTTCCTCAGGCAGCAAGGCTGCACCCTTATGTCATCAATTCTCGCAAGATGCGGGATTTGAAAAATGGAGCCCTCTGCCCGCGATCATCTGAACTACTTCCTTTTGTAGTACAATCCATATTATAAGACATAAAAACCAAAATAATAGTTCCAGTTATC containing:
- a CDS encoding DNA-binding protein — encoded protein: MNKEELVKEISRKAKVSQKQASEIITLVLETIEKTVSKGKKVTLVGFGTFEARKRAARTGRNPQTGAEIKIPAKTVPVFSAGKKFKEVVAK
- a CDS encoding phosphoglycerate dehydrogenase — protein: MAYKVLVTDKINEIAGKIVSEAAEVVYMETLPEDQLAEIIGEYDALMVRSQTKVTAKILTAGKKLKIVGRAGVGVDNIDVEEATQRGIIVVNSPEGNTTAAAEHTVAMMLSMARHIPAADASIKQGKWERSKLTGCEVFNKTLGIIGFGKIGARVAKAALAMGMKVAVCDPFITKEKVEEFGGIYIKNLDELWPICDFLTIHAPKTKETAYLINRNTLNRMKTGIKIINCARGGIVDEQALKEAIESGQVAAAAIDVFEKEPIDPNSPLLSCKGDIILTPHLGASTEEAQVNVAIDVAEQIRDVLEGKSARSAVNIPALKAELLEPVKDYMNLAENLGMLVRQISNGAIKKVKITTRGDLANVDSSPLKVAVLKGILSYNLEGVNYVNAPIIAKSNGIEVVDSKSEKSGNYVGLITVKLKTDTESHIVCGAMIAERTPRIVQIDDYNTSIALADHILIVPHQDKPGMIAKVAAILGNNNVNISMMQVARKDETIGGCTSIMIINTDDIVKDELLSEIKQINGIHDAVYISLNPDKTIEQIQEAVLV